GTGCGAATGCAGGAGCCGCGGAACCTCGAAACGCCGCTCGCCGACCTGTTCGCCCCGGGAACGGACAAGTTTTTCGTGCGCAGCCACTTCGCGACGCCCGAAGTCGACACGAAGACGTTCGCGCTGACGGTTGGGGGACACGTCGAAAACACGTTGAGTCTGACGCTCGACGATCTGAAAAAGATGGAATCGGTGTCGCGCGAGATCGTGCTGGAGTGCGCGGGGAACGGCCGCGTGTTCCTCGTACCGCAAGCGCGCGGGCTACAGTGGGGCCACGGCGCGGTCGGGCAGGCGAAGTGGACCGGGGTACCGCTCGGCGCGGTCCTCGAGCGCGCGAAAGTGAAAACCGGCGCCGGTGACGTGGTGCTCGTCGGCGCCGATAAGGGCGCGATCGCGGACCCCGCCACACCGGGACCGATCAACTTCGACCGGGGCATCCCGCTCGCGAAGGCGAAGAAGGACGAAACGCTCCTCGTCTGGAACATGAACGACGAACCGCTGACCGCGAGCCACGGCGCCCCGCTGCGGGCCATCGTCGGCGGCTGGTACGGCATGGCGGCCGTGAAATGGCTGTCGCGCATCGTCGTATTGGACAAGCCGCACGCGGGCTTCTTCCAGACGTTCGACTATTCGGTTTGGGAGCGCGCGAAAGAAGGACTTCCGCAGCTCGTTCCGGTCACCGCGATTCAACCAAAAGCGGTCATCACTGCGCCGGGAGTGGATGCACTGGCGGTGGGCAAGCCGTGTACGATC
The Gemmata palustris DNA segment above includes these coding regions:
- a CDS encoding sulfite oxidase, with the translated sequence MSLSRRELLCSGPIAAVAAGLHSQFTSAVAAEPLIVRMQEPRNLETPLADLFAPGTDKFFVRSHFATPEVDTKTFALTVGGHVENTLSLTLDDLKKMESVSREIVLECAGNGRVFLVPQARGLQWGHGAVGQAKWTGVPLGAVLERAKVKTGAGDVVLVGADKGAIADPATPGPINFDRGIPLAKAKKDETLLVWNMNDEPLTASHGAPLRAIVGGWYGMAAVKWLSRIVVLDKPHAGFFQTFDYSVWERAKEGLPQLVPVTAIQPKAVITAPGVDALAVGKPCTIEGYTWAGENSVSKVEVSTDGGKNWFAANGKAEPFKSARWTASFVPQKAGPLKLVARCTDDKGTTQSDKRDADRRTYMINHLVPVEVTVK